In Thermosphaera sp., a genomic segment contains:
- a CDS encoding MFS transporter, producing MLERVREFILEYIEEVRATLAGNVGVMALSWFLFALSGALVQPFFSIYAKELGASDFELAFIRTLGMLSLGLSLIPGGLITDYIGRVKTIMIGTVGITIVQFLYAIARDWREFAVIWVLDSALHFYQPALSAIVMDSLPRGRTFKGFVFLNIVPSIPWLFMPIVGGTLYENLGIIGIRIGFVFSGIISLVVLILRMKGFRETFTKQDKDFSKLIFELSGYRPILLKALRYYIFTAVLWQLSMSVLNTYGAIYAVEVLGISKPQWGVVNSISTLASITGSLLIFKRAVSEVRNSTILFSTLASTAVAILSIPFFFRMEALLVILLGNVIISISNNIISAAVSSQLTSILPQQIRGRAISIQRIMENVGAAASSLIAGYLYVNLLPGYALLTCSMIGIFSTVYLMKILKY from the coding sequence ATGCTAGAGAGGGTTAGAGAATTTATTCTAGAATACATTGAAGAAGTCCGGGCTACTTTAGCGGGCAACGTAGGAGTAATGGCTTTATCATGGTTCCTATTCGCTCTCAGCGGCGCTCTAGTACAACCGTTCTTCTCCATATATGCGAAAGAGTTGGGGGCAAGCGACTTCGAGCTCGCCTTCATAAGGACTCTTGGCATGCTATCCCTAGGACTGTCTCTGATCCCTGGTGGTTTGATAACGGACTACATTGGACGTGTGAAAACTATTATGATAGGCACTGTGGGGATAACAATAGTCCAATTTCTCTACGCGATTGCACGAGATTGGAGAGAATTCGCCGTCATATGGGTATTAGACTCAGCGCTTCATTTCTACCAGCCAGCTTTAAGCGCCATCGTCATGGATTCCCTTCCTCGCGGCCGCACCTTCAAAGGATTCGTCTTCCTTAACATCGTTCCAAGCATACCGTGGCTTTTTATGCCAATAGTGGGTGGAACACTATATGAAAACCTGGGGATTATAGGCATTAGGATCGGCTTCGTTTTTTCGGGAATAATAAGCCTGGTGGTCTTAATCCTGAGGATGAAGGGGTTTAGAGAGACCTTCACCAAGCAGGATAAGGATTTCAGTAAACTAATCTTCGAACTCTCGGGTTATAGACCAATTCTTCTAAAGGCTTTGAGATACTACATCTTCACTGCTGTTCTATGGCAGTTGTCAATGAGCGTGTTGAACACTTATGGAGCAATATACGCGGTAGAAGTCTTAGGAATAAGCAAGCCGCAATGGGGGGTTGTCAACAGTATTTCAACACTAGCAAGCATAACTGGATCCTTGTTAATTTTCAAACGAGCCGTCTCAGAGGTTCGTAATTCGACCATATTATTTTCGACTCTGGCATCAACCGCAGTTGCAATTCTCTCAATACCCTTCTTCTTTAGGATGGAGGCTTTACTGGTGATTTTGCTCGGCAACGTAATCATATCAATATCCAACAACATCATATCGGCCGCGGTATCATCGCAGCTAACCAGCATACTCCCCCAACAGATACGGGGAAGAGCGATAAGCATTCAGAGAATAATGGAGAATGTTGGAGCGGCCGCATCCTCCCTCATAGCGGGCTACCTGTATGTAAATCTGCTACCCGGGTACGCATTACTCACGTGCTCAATGATCGGCATATTTAGCACGGTTTATTTAATGAAAATTCTGAAATATTGA
- a CDS encoding carboxypeptidase regulatory-like domain-containing protein — MIKKYILESLIIGILLINLAHPVLASSVNASPTEKIHPNLLKNIESMPPEELVEVVIRLKPLPDETKISVTGRYELAVSSLKSWAYITQEPIVRLINAKGGYVLNRFWLDNVVLARVPASMVKLLATHPDVVKIFENFKVEVIKPVEKMKVIESQVSSWGIFKIRANEAWALGYTGQGIRIAVLDTGVDISHPALSGKMLTLDPSSPYYPGGWMEFDSAGNPVLSVPHDTDGHGTHTSGTALGGNTENILIGVAPGATLMHGLVLPGGGGTFAQVLAGMQWTVEPFYLVGGTPVPTGLPAHVVSMSFGANEYYGNELLPAIKNMLLANIIPIASIGNSGPGTSGNPGNIWGVFGIGATDINDNVASWSSGKIVTWPSPPESWPFFDTYPSTYIKPDFSAPGVSIVSSVPGGGYEAWSGTSMACPHVSGLVALILQAAGWMYFDVPDVPEKVYIILNSTAVDFGDPGLDTRYGWGRIDALEAVSKAREYAKKTGVEGFVTDSVSGEPIPWALVRVLETNQTFYVNGSGFYRIPLDPGTYTLQFEAWGYESFNTTVEVVLLNGTITGLVLDALSGYPIANATVTVMELNLTVLTDEDGLYTVKVPPGTYDLLAEAVGYQPLQLSVTVDEAEIVIVNFPLYPLGNGTLWGYVYDATTSQPIADAIVYTFVNNTLVYNTTDSSGYYELSLPSGQYVVRAYKPGYVEKEVTVVIAPLVAVRQDFNLESIPPSVIVLANVDFDTSPHLRLIVENLGLPVLEYNDMDVLVQDWVNGVINPAVIVIDHTKPSPYSYPTNTTLLAFHLLADYAGTSLIWLCTSYSGYPGIYVLMIHNSTLVANGYPAPVSRLFAYPTPSNVVVEMLNTTHPIFNGVEPDIPPDKFYLATLTSSYADYVVYNFTDPTGRLNLLGYVRDLRTEYPHYFGVGVAEWVSNSNVSWFYLGSWAESYWMQYLEPGADGMYSSNTKKVLENAIMLGWSQATSTSIRVRGDFEKLARALMLATNREVKPGLVAECGVVKNIYTRVDVTLNRLPHGFVEGFVLGSDGIPLSNAIIQVLGTPVKVKTDVNGFFSTWLPEGAYTLLIQAAGYRSAYIEVEVLVNATVNLGEIVLKRLPRIGIMWDYAGSFKNFFEANGWYAASYTNLTQLTEDVLAGLIDVVIYSGDYGVPFPTSSEFQAFLNATMSRKVGVVWMDSYGSYGYGIKVLNRELGDPASVGFSWGAGQVYVVVEASHPIFRGYPPGSTVMINSYSSADFSWFSDFSGVVIGSILVGGSVRGAGVAYKEFDNGVKWVLLSSFAITSWNTPDTFTPNFWNIVYNSVRWIIMKPLNVAIDNKLLHVGDSYTLIITGALPNDTLLIMIDGNIIGLTTADENGSAIYSGEIPLIPGGMHLFEVVNIDETHYGSVDFTVLPKLEIQPEAIVVPGRVHLTVTGLSSHQTFYVYLDSNFLTVSTANMSGARSLVLNIPLVDEGVHEISITDLLGEPLVIGSVNTLSKLEMIFANTQQAISLLETLNAEIIGVRDNTVLINTSLGLVNAKLETILNMLSSLDAKIVGLNDSVVLIDTKIGLLNVSLASLIQVADEIKMEVIGVRDNTALINTSLGLVNAKVDTLIENLGLLDAKISLLNQTVLLIKTKVGEIDVSVNEFQAMLSSMNASLVSLIRDEGGRIYGLVNTTRGNILIEIDALKQILNNKLPISTEDLSAGISDIKNTLNNVANNVEQLQGSVGMTTNYGLASVGLSILILGILGYVGFVRRK; from the coding sequence TTGATAAAAAAATACATACTTGAATCTCTAATAATTGGGATCCTTCTAATCAATCTCGCCCATCCAGTGCTAGCATCATCAGTCAACGCATCGCCGACTGAGAAAATCCACCCGAACCTGTTGAAAAACATTGAGAGTATGCCTCCCGAGGAATTGGTTGAAGTAGTTATAAGGCTCAAGCCTCTCCCGGATGAAACTAAGATTAGTGTAACTGGTCGATACGAGTTAGCTGTCTCATCACTAAAATCATGGGCGTATATCACTCAAGAACCGATAGTAAGGCTTATCAATGCGAAGGGCGGTTACGTGTTGAATAGATTCTGGCTGGATAATGTTGTACTAGCAAGAGTCCCAGCCTCCATGGTGAAGCTCTTAGCTACTCACCCAGACGTGGTAAAGATATTTGAAAACTTTAAGGTGGAAGTCATTAAGCCGGTTGAAAAGATGAAAGTAATAGAGAGCCAGGTGTCAAGCTGGGGCATATTTAAGATTAGAGCCAATGAAGCATGGGCTCTCGGATACACGGGCCAGGGAATAAGGATCGCTGTGCTTGATACAGGAGTGGACATTTCCCATCCGGCGTTAAGTGGAAAAATGCTCACGCTTGATCCCTCAAGTCCTTACTATCCTGGAGGCTGGATGGAGTTCGACTCGGCCGGTAATCCGGTTTTAAGCGTTCCTCACGACACAGATGGGCACGGCACTCACACGAGTGGAACGGCGCTTGGAGGAAATACTGAGAACATATTAATTGGAGTCGCCCCAGGAGCGACCCTCATGCATGGATTGGTCCTCCCGGGGGGAGGCGGAACTTTTGCACAAGTTTTGGCGGGAATGCAATGGACCGTTGAACCCTTCTACCTAGTAGGGGGAACACCGGTGCCCACTGGACTCCCAGCCCACGTCGTATCCATGAGCTTCGGAGCCAACGAATACTACGGTAACGAGTTGCTCCCTGCCATTAAGAACATGCTATTAGCGAACATAATACCCATAGCGTCAATAGGAAATAGTGGACCAGGCACATCCGGAAATCCGGGCAATATTTGGGGAGTATTCGGGATAGGAGCCACCGACATTAATGACAACGTGGCCTCCTGGAGTAGTGGAAAAATAGTTACATGGCCCTCTCCACCAGAATCCTGGCCATTCTTCGACACATATCCTTCAACCTACATCAAGCCAGATTTCTCCGCCCCAGGCGTATCCATCGTTAGTTCAGTACCTGGAGGAGGATATGAAGCATGGTCGGGAACATCAATGGCGTGTCCACACGTCTCCGGGCTTGTAGCACTTATTCTCCAAGCAGCTGGATGGATGTACTTCGATGTTCCAGACGTACCTGAGAAAGTCTACATAATCCTGAATTCAACCGCAGTGGATTTTGGTGATCCGGGACTAGACACTAGGTATGGATGGGGGAGAATAGATGCTCTCGAAGCAGTGAGCAAAGCTAGAGAGTACGCTAAGAAAACAGGTGTTGAGGGATTTGTCACGGACTCCGTGAGCGGGGAGCCGATTCCATGGGCGCTCGTGAGGGTCCTTGAAACCAATCAAACATTCTACGTCAACGGCTCAGGATTCTACAGGATACCTCTTGACCCAGGGACATACACACTGCAGTTTGAAGCATGGGGTTATGAATCATTCAACACTACGGTCGAAGTGGTTTTACTGAATGGAACCATCACTGGGCTAGTATTAGATGCGTTATCAGGCTATCCCATCGCTAATGCGACAGTCACGGTAATGGAGTTGAATTTAACAGTGCTCACAGATGAGGACGGATTGTACACGGTGAAAGTCCCGCCCGGCACGTATGACTTGCTAGCAGAAGCGGTTGGTTATCAACCGTTGCAGTTGAGTGTGACGGTTGACGAGGCAGAGATCGTAATTGTAAACTTCCCACTATATCCCCTCGGCAACGGAACGCTATGGGGATATGTTTACGATGCTACGACGTCTCAACCGATTGCCGATGCAATAGTTTATACTTTCGTTAACAATACGTTAGTCTATAATACAACGGATTCCAGTGGTTACTACGAACTCTCTCTTCCCTCAGGACAGTACGTGGTTAGAGCGTATAAACCGGGATACGTTGAGAAGGAGGTAACGGTAGTCATTGCTCCTCTCGTAGCGGTGAGGCAGGACTTTAATCTCGAAAGTATTCCTCCATCCGTGATCGTCTTAGCTAACGTGGACTTTGACACCTCTCCACACCTGAGGCTAATAGTGGAAAACCTAGGCTTGCCAGTTCTCGAGTACAATGACATGGACGTGTTGGTCCAGGACTGGGTTAACGGAGTTATAAATCCCGCAGTGATAGTTATTGATCACACTAAACCCTCCCCATACTCGTATCCCACGAACACCACGTTGCTCGCCTTCCACTTGCTTGCAGACTACGCTGGCACAAGCCTCATATGGTTGTGCACTAGCTACTCCGGATATCCTGGAATATACGTCCTGATGATTCACAATTCCACTCTGGTGGCGAACGGCTATCCGGCCCCAGTATCACGGCTATTTGCTTACCCAACCCCCTCGAACGTCGTTGTAGAAATGCTAAACACCACTCATCCAATATTTAATGGAGTGGAGCCTGACATTCCACCGGATAAGTTCTATCTTGCAACGCTGACAAGTAGTTACGCAGATTACGTGGTTTACAATTTCACAGATCCCACGGGCAGGCTCAACTTGCTAGGCTACGTGAGGGATTTGAGAACAGAATATCCACACTACTTTGGTGTAGGAGTTGCTGAATGGGTAAGCAACTCCAACGTCTCATGGTTCTACTTGGGTAGTTGGGCTGAAAGCTATTGGATGCAGTATCTGGAGCCGGGAGCGGATGGCATGTATAGTAGTAACACGAAGAAAGTCTTGGAGAACGCCATAATGCTCGGTTGGTCCCAGGCTACATCAACATCTATCAGAGTGAGAGGAGACTTTGAAAAACTTGCGCGGGCTTTAATGCTCGCAACTAACAGGGAAGTAAAACCAGGTCTCGTTGCCGAATGTGGCGTGGTCAAAAACATCTACACTCGAGTCGATGTGACACTAAACAGGTTGCCGCACGGCTTCGTAGAGGGATTCGTCTTGGGTTCTGACGGTATTCCTCTCTCTAATGCAATAATACAAGTTTTGGGAACACCAGTGAAGGTGAAGACTGACGTGAACGGGTTCTTCTCTACATGGTTGCCTGAGGGGGCGTACACTCTACTCATCCAGGCAGCAGGATACAGGTCTGCCTATATCGAAGTAGAAGTCCTAGTCAACGCAACTGTCAACCTTGGAGAAATAGTACTTAAGAGACTTCCGAGAATAGGGATAATGTGGGATTATGCCGGATCTTTCAAGAACTTCTTCGAAGCTAATGGATGGTATGCTGCCTCATATACTAATCTAACGCAATTAACCGAGGATGTGTTGGCTGGCTTGATAGACGTTGTAATTTACTCCGGAGACTATGGAGTTCCATTTCCAACCTCGAGCGAGTTCCAAGCATTTCTCAACGCGACAATGAGCAGGAAGGTAGGCGTGGTTTGGATGGATAGCTACGGCTCGTATGGATATGGAATTAAAGTGTTGAATCGAGAGTTAGGGGACCCAGCGTCGGTTGGTTTTTCATGGGGAGCTGGACAGGTATATGTGGTTGTAGAGGCCTCCCATCCAATATTCAGGGGATACCCGCCGGGCTCAACGGTAATGATTAATTCATATAGTAGTGCAGACTTCTCTTGGTTCTCTGACTTTAGCGGAGTCGTCATAGGATCCATCCTCGTAGGAGGTTCAGTGAGGGGCGCTGGAGTCGCTTATAAAGAATTTGATAATGGAGTTAAATGGGTGTTGCTCTCTAGTTTCGCGATAACGAGTTGGAACACGCCAGATACTTTCACACCTAACTTCTGGAACATAGTTTACAATTCGGTTAGGTGGATCATTATGAAACCTTTGAATGTAGCAATAGATAATAAACTATTACACGTCGGCGACTCATACACCCTAATCATCACGGGGGCGTTGCCTAATGATACTTTACTAATAATGATTGATGGAAACATCATAGGTTTGACAACGGCTGATGAAAATGGTTCTGCAATATATTCTGGCGAAATTCCATTAATTCCAGGCGGTATGCACTTGTTCGAGGTAGTCAATATAGATGAAACACATTATGGAAGCGTGGATTTCACCGTTCTTCCCAAGCTAGAGATACAGCCCGAGGCCATTGTTGTCCCAGGAAGGGTTCACTTAACAGTAACTGGTCTTTCATCGCATCAAACCTTCTATGTTTACCTTGATTCCAACTTCCTAACGGTGAGCACTGCTAACATGAGTGGTGCCAGATCGCTTGTCTTAAACATTCCGCTCGTTGATGAAGGAGTACACGAGATATCAATAACAGATCTGCTCGGAGAACCCCTAGTGATTGGTTCGGTAAACACGCTGAGCAAGTTAGAGATGATATTTGCTAATACTCAACAGGCGATCTCTTTGCTGGAGACATTGAATGCCGAGATCATTGGTGTTAGGGACAATACTGTGTTGATCAATACTTCCCTCGGCCTGGTGAACGCTAAATTAGAAACAATTCTCAATATGTTGTCATCGCTTGACGCTAAGATAGTGGGGTTGAACGATAGCGTCGTCTTAATAGATACTAAAATAGGCTTGCTAAACGTCTCACTGGCTTCTCTCATACAGGTTGCTGACGAAATCAAGATGGAGGTCATTGGTGTTAGGGACAATACTGCGTTGATCAATACTTCCCTCGGCCTGGTGAACGCTAAGGTTGACACTTTAATTGAGAACTTAGGTCTCTTAGACGCCAAAATCTCCCTGCTAAACCAAACTGTTCTCCTTATCAAAACGAAGGTTGGTGAGATAGACGTGTCAGTGAACGAGTTTCAGGCCATGTTATCCAGTATGAATGCTTCCCTAGTCTCCTTGATTCGAGATGAGGGCGGGCGAATATATGGATTGGTTAATACGACTCGTGGAAACATACTGATCGAGATCGATGCGTTGAAACAAATCTTGAATAACAAGCTACCGATTTCCACTGAAGATCTAAGTGCAGGCATCTCTGATATCAAGAACACCCTCAACAATGTGGCAAATAACGTTGAGCAACTTCAAGGTAGCGTGGGCATGACTACGAATTATGGTTTAGCCTCAGTAGGGCTGTCTATACTAATACTAGGAATTCTAGGTTATGTCGGTTTTGTAAGGAGAAAATAA
- a CDS encoding hydroxymethylglutaryl-CoA reductase, degradative yields MTEKSSRIQGFYKLPISERLRLVRDYSELNEEEVKLLSNLGNLPQDIADSMIENVIGGMTYPFAIATNFLINGKDYLIPMVIEETSVVAAASNAARMLRHGRGIIAEAGPQEMISQIHLVNVQAPYYKAMKILEAKQEILEHARQQDPTLLKYGGGPRDLEVRIVDSRLGPVIIVHLIVDVRDAMGANTVNTMAEAIAPLIEKITGGQARLRIVSNYATRRVVRAWARTPADEVGGIDVARKIMEASILAEVDPYRAVTHNKGIMNGVIAVALATAQDHRAIEAGAHAYASKSGSYKPLSYWEVDEEGFLVGSLEMPMQVGIVGGATKVHPVAKVALKILGVKTAKELSEVMGAVGLAQNLAALKALVTEGIQKGHMRLHARNLAIMAGASGDLIEKIAEKMIKDGRIRYDYAKELLEKYLRGEKD; encoded by the coding sequence ATGACCGAGAAGTCAAGCAGGATACAAGGGTTTTACAAGCTACCTATTAGCGAGAGGTTGAGACTAGTCCGCGATTACTCGGAGCTTAATGAGGAAGAAGTTAAGTTGCTCAGCAACCTTGGAAACCTGCCCCAGGACATAGCGGACAGCATGATCGAGAACGTAATAGGCGGGATGACTTACCCTTTCGCTATTGCCACAAATTTCCTGATAAATGGAAAAGACTACTTAATTCCAATGGTGATAGAAGAGACCAGCGTGGTCGCGGCCGCCAGTAATGCGGCTAGAATGTTGAGACACGGTAGGGGAATTATAGCTGAGGCCGGACCCCAGGAGATGATTAGTCAAATACACTTGGTGAACGTCCAGGCTCCCTACTACAAGGCGATGAAAATTTTGGAGGCGAAGCAGGAGATCCTTGAGCACGCGAGGCAACAAGATCCCACTCTTCTTAAGTACGGTGGGGGACCGAGAGATCTGGAAGTAAGGATAGTGGACTCTCGGTTGGGACCAGTCATAATAGTCCATTTAATAGTGGATGTTAGAGACGCTATGGGGGCCAATACGGTCAACACGATGGCGGAGGCGATTGCGCCCTTAATTGAGAAAATAACCGGGGGACAAGCGAGGCTTAGGATCGTATCAAACTATGCGACCAGGAGAGTAGTGAGGGCTTGGGCTAGAACGCCGGCTGATGAAGTAGGAGGTATTGATGTCGCGAGAAAGATAATGGAGGCAAGCATTCTTGCCGAAGTCGACCCGTATAGGGCTGTCACGCATAATAAGGGTATAATGAATGGAGTGATCGCAGTTGCCCTTGCAACGGCCCAAGACCACAGAGCCATAGAGGCTGGAGCACACGCCTACGCTAGTAAATCAGGGAGCTATAAACCGCTGTCTTACTGGGAGGTAGACGAGGAAGGATTCCTAGTGGGTAGTTTAGAGATGCCGATGCAAGTCGGGATTGTAGGAGGGGCTACGAAAGTCCATCCGGTTGCCAAAGTCGCCTTGAAAATACTCGGCGTTAAGACTGCCAAGGAGTTGTCAGAAGTAATGGGGGCAGTGGGACTTGCTCAGAACCTCGCAGCCTTGAAAGCCCTAGTAACCGAGGGAATACAAAAAGGGCACATGAGGCTTCACGCGAGGAATCTCGCGATTATGGCGGGTGCTTCAGGAGACTTAATTGAGAAAATAGCGGAGAAAATGATTAAAGATGGACGCATTCGATACGACTACGCCAAGGAGCTTCTCGAGAAATACTTAAGGGGAGAGAAAGACTAG
- a CDS encoding P-loop NTPase, protein MVDPRFYGVVKRLREVSKVYVILSSKGGVGKSVISALLAYYTSSKGVVTGLIDLDFTNPSTHIILGLDPEIIVYREDKGLEPFSLGNLRYFSIVSYTRDNPLTLKGDEARNIMREVLSIVNWRGVEKLFIDTPPGMSDEHLELIYNLKGLVRPVVISTPDQLSSKSVKRLLRVLKDAGLQNIYFLENMGTGVLKPYADEEGIKYLGSIPRINNFDECIGSLDKIESCSARSYYLDIAAKL, encoded by the coding sequence ATGGTTGACCCAAGATTCTATGGAGTTGTGAAGAGGCTTAGAGAGGTCTCAAAAGTTTACGTCATCTTGAGTAGCAAGGGGGGTGTCGGGAAATCCGTAATATCTGCCCTCTTGGCCTACTACACTTCCTCGAAAGGTGTGGTTACAGGGCTGATTGACCTAGACTTCACAAATCCGTCGACACACATCATACTGGGATTGGATCCGGAGATCATAGTTTATAGGGAGGATAAAGGTCTCGAGCCATTCTCCCTCGGCAATCTCCGATACTTCTCCATAGTCTCCTATACGAGGGACAATCCGCTAACGCTGAAAGGAGACGAGGCAAGAAACATTATGAGAGAAGTCCTCAGCATTGTAAACTGGAGAGGTGTTGAAAAACTGTTCATTGACACTCCACCGGGAATGAGCGATGAGCACTTAGAGTTAATCTATAATTTAAAAGGTCTGGTAAGACCCGTAGTCATTTCAACACCGGATCAACTATCAAGCAAGAGCGTGAAAAGGCTTCTCAGGGTTCTGAAAGATGCTGGATTACAAAATATTTATTTCCTTGAGAACATGGGCACCGGAGTCTTAAAACCATACGCTGATGAGGAGGGGATCAAGTACCTGGGATCTATCCCCCGCATAAACAACTTCGATGAGTGCATCGGATCCCTGGACAAGATAGAAAGTTGTAGCGCTAGAAGCTATTACTTAGATATTGCTGCTAAGTTATAG
- the hypA gene encoding hydrogenase nickel incorporation protein HypA: MSTLVHEWALAESVALYLEANNLRKIKSLKISLGLLQSVDKEIFEFSLLELLKEKGITVETLQIIEEGAKLVCNTCGFAWNISSDEFDEFIRESIHFVPESICAFTKCPRCRSRDFKIAEGRGLNIVEVIPA; this comes from the coding sequence GTGAGCACTCTGGTTCATGAATGGGCTTTAGCCGAGTCCGTGGCTTTATATCTGGAGGCAAACAACCTTCGAAAAATAAAATCATTGAAAATAAGCCTAGGACTCCTCCAATCTGTTGACAAGGAGATATTCGAGTTTAGTCTGCTAGAGCTGTTAAAGGAAAAAGGGATTACCGTTGAGACGCTTCAAATCATAGAGGAAGGTGCAAAACTAGTATGCAACACCTGCGGGTTTGCGTGGAACATTTCTTCAGACGAGTTTGACGAGTTCATCAGAGAATCCATACATTTTGTGCCTGAGTCTATCTGCGCGTTCACAAAATGTCCTCGGTGTAGGAGCAGGGATTTCAAGATAGCTGAAGGAAGAGGGTTGAACATAGTAGAGGTGATCCCTGCTTGA
- a CDS encoding ERCC4 domain-containing protein encodes MGLSLLFPVDVIVDSREVSKHPEVKPKLLNAGLKVAVKNLPAGDFLLLAPEGKNSVLIERKSLEDFANSIRDNRLWEQANLLKDAALKDGHKPLIIIEGCIRDLARFREWRVQSLLRIIDTLILELEVPVLNTPGIEETVDWIILKAKSLGETSGKRYFRMRVEKKPLNVNDRILYVAESIAGPATARKLLRHFKTLRNLANASISELLRIEGIGDKRAEEIYTLFNTQWRAESNDHRLP; translated from the coding sequence ATGGGTTTATCACTTTTATTTCCCGTTGACGTGATTGTAGACTCCAGAGAGGTTTCAAAGCATCCCGAGGTTAAACCAAAATTATTGAACGCCGGATTAAAAGTAGCCGTCAAGAACCTCCCCGCTGGTGACTTCCTCTTGCTTGCCCCCGAGGGAAAAAACAGCGTGCTTATTGAGAGGAAATCCCTCGAGGATTTTGCAAACAGCATCCGCGACAACAGACTGTGGGAACAAGCTAATCTGTTAAAAGACGCGGCATTGAAAGACGGGCATAAACCTCTGATCATTATTGAGGGATGCATTAGAGATCTCGCCAGATTTAGAGAGTGGAGGGTTCAAAGCCTGTTGAGAATCATCGACACTCTCATCCTAGAGCTGGAGGTACCAGTTCTGAACACGCCCGGGATTGAGGAAACCGTTGATTGGATTATTTTGAAAGCAAAGAGTCTAGGGGAAACTTCTGGCAAAAGGTATTTTCGCATGAGAGTTGAGAAAAAGCCTTTGAACGTGAACGATAGAATATTATACGTAGCTGAAAGCATAGCGGGGCCCGCTACGGCTAGGAAGCTGCTTCGACATTTCAAAACCCTAAGAAATTTGGCTAACGCATCAATCTCGGAATTGTTGAGGATAGAAGGAATCGGTGACAAGAGAGCGGAGGAAATTTACACCCTATTCAATACTCAGTGGAGGGCCGAGTCCAATGATCACAGACTACCTTGA
- a CDS encoding glycosyl transferase family 4 — protein sequence MITDYLEILIPSLMSGLSTFFLVKWWIPKALRLGFKGKDMNKYDRPEVSEAGGIWVVLSTSIGILGYIMIESVLDRDAGIIQYLSMTQVLLLSGMLGFIDDLLGWKKGISPLARVLFTFPIALPLMAVKAGFSTIEIPVIGVADLGLIYPLLIVPLGIVGASNAFNMIAGYNGLETLQGITLLSFTCLFLLKKGSYQLIPVVIPVLASLAAFYYFNKYPAKVLPGNSLTYGIGAFYASLVIYGNFERFGLFLFIPYFGELLLFLRGLKNNVYKENFGIPDEHNHLQPPYPKSYSITHLAIKILIKIRGHASEKGVVYTILLVQVIVGTLGLCVF from the coding sequence ATGATCACAGACTACCTTGAGATACTGATTCCCTCGTTAATGTCAGGGTTATCTACATTCTTCCTTGTAAAATGGTGGATTCCGAAAGCTCTTCGACTAGGATTCAAAGGAAAAGACATGAACAAGTATGATCGTCCTGAAGTAAGTGAGGCCGGCGGAATATGGGTCGTATTAAGCACATCAATAGGAATACTTGGTTATATAATGATAGAAAGCGTGCTCGACAGAGATGCAGGAATTATTCAATATCTATCCATGACTCAGGTCCTTTTGCTATCGGGAATGCTTGGATTCATCGATGACCTGCTCGGCTGGAAAAAAGGGATTTCCCCCTTAGCAAGAGTATTGTTCACGTTTCCAATAGCCCTCCCCTTAATGGCTGTTAAAGCCGGTTTCTCAACCATCGAAATCCCGGTGATAGGTGTCGCAGACTTGGGCTTGATATATCCGCTCTTGATAGTCCCCCTGGGTATTGTTGGAGCCAGCAACGCATTCAATATGATTGCAGGCTATAATGGTTTGGAAACCCTCCAAGGCATCACACTCTTATCGTTCACATGCCTCTTCCTGCTGAAAAAAGGCTCATACCAGCTCATTCCAGTCGTGATACCCGTTCTGGCCTCACTCGCAGCATTCTACTATTTCAATAAGTATCCGGCTAAAGTGTTACCTGGGAATTCTTTGACTTACGGGATTGGCGCCTTCTACGCATCACTAGTCATTTATGGCAACTTCGAGAGATTCGGGTTATTCCTGTTCATTCCATACTTCGGAGAGTTATTGCTATTCCTACGGGGTTTGAAAAACAATGTGTACAAAGAGAATTTCGGAATCCCGGATGAACATAATCATCTCCAACCTCCATATCCGAAATCCTACAGCATAACACACCTGGCTATCAAGATCTTGATAAAAATTCGCGGACACGCGAGCGAAAAAGGAGTAGTGTATACTATATTATTGGTCCAAGTAATCGTGGGGACATTGGGATTATGCGTGTTCTAA